A window from Triticum aestivum cultivar Chinese Spring chromosome 6D, IWGSC CS RefSeq v2.1, whole genome shotgun sequence encodes these proteins:
- the LOC123142310 gene encoding putative ripening-related protein 5, translating to MATARALATMAIFLLVALSTSQIASSLRPGLGVCRASGYLPGKSGNCEKSNDPDCCEDGKRYPQYHCSPPVTATTKAVLTLNSFEKGKDGGGPSECDNAYHSDKEMVVALSTGWFKNMARCGHRIKITANGKSVYAKVVDECDSVYGCDDDHNYEPPCANNIVDASPAVWNALGLDQNVGMEGITWSDE from the coding sequence ATGGCCACAGCAAGAGCTCTAGCCACCATGGCAATCTTCCTCCTGGTGGCGCTCTCCACCTCCCAAATCGCGTCCTCGCTCCGCCCGGGTCTCGGTGTGTGCCGTGCGAGTGGCTACCTTCCAGGAAAGTCGGGCAACTGTGAGAAGAGCAACGACCCGGACTGTTGCGAGGATGGCAAAAGGTACCCGCAGTACCACTGCTCGCCGCCGGTCACCGCGACCACCAAGGCTGTCTTGACTCTCAACAGCTTCGAGAAGGGCAAGGACGGCGGCGGTCCGTCGGAGTGCGACAACGCCTACCATAGTGACAAGGAGATGGTAGTCGCGCTCTCCACTGGCTGGTTCAAAAACATGGCCCGTTGCGGGCACCGCATCAAGATCACCGCCAATGGCAAGTCTGTGTATGCCAAGGTGGTGGACGAGTGTGACTCCGTCTATGGCTGCGACGACGACCACAACTACGAGCCCCCGTGTGCCAACAACATCGTCGACGCCTCTCCTGCGGTGTGGAATGCCCTGGGGCTCGACCAGAACGTCGGCATGGAGGGCATCACCTGGTCTGATGAGtga